From the genome of Vibrio porteresiae DSM 19223, one region includes:
- the ligA gene encoding NAD-dependent DNA ligase LigA: MQNVEQRLKELRETLNYHAVRYYVEDDPTIPDAEYDRLMRELLTLEEQHPELVTSDSPSQRVGGAPLDGFESVAHEIPMLSLDNVFDDEELDAFFRRMSDRVPAAKAAHICCEPKLDGLAVSLLYENGVLVRAATRGDGSTGENITENVRTIKAIPLRLSGEGWPTRIEVRGEVFMPKAGFERLNQEAIKKGEKTFVNPRNAAAGSLRQLDSRITAKRPLAFYAYSVGVIEGGNLVDSHYERFIQLKGWGLPMSPEVKLVDSVEAVKAFYQDIMTRRPDLPYEIDGVVIKLDDIAIQEELGFVARAPRWAIAYKFPAQEEMTRLNDVEFQVGRTGAITPVAKLEPVFVGGVTVSNATLHNADEIERLGVAVGDTVIIRRAGDVIPQIVSVVKELRPEDSRPIVFPTHCPVCGSEVERVEGEAVARCSGGLVCPAQRKEALKHFVSRKAMDVDGLGEKVIEQLVDKELVETPADLFTLSAGQLTILERMGPKSAQNVVNALTKAKETSLPRFLYSLGIREVGEATALNLAQHFLTLEAIMQASVEQLIEVPDVGAVVANHVNAFFDQERNQQVITRLRELGVHWPELAAKSEAEAAAQPLAGKTVVLTGSLSQLSRNDAKAALQALGAKVAGSVSKNTDIVFAGEAAGSKLVKAQELGVEVRTEQDLIDLLNASA, from the coding sequence ATGCAGAATGTCGAGCAGAGACTCAAAGAATTACGCGAAACCCTAAATTACCATGCAGTCCGTTATTACGTGGAAGATGACCCAACGATTCCGGACGCTGAGTACGATCGCCTTATGCGCGAGTTACTGACGCTAGAAGAACAACATCCAGAGTTGGTGACATCAGATTCACCGAGTCAGCGCGTTGGTGGCGCTCCTCTGGATGGATTCGAGTCAGTTGCCCATGAGATCCCGATGCTTTCGCTCGATAACGTATTTGATGACGAAGAGTTGGATGCGTTTTTCCGCCGCATGAGCGATCGTGTTCCTGCTGCCAAAGCAGCTCATATTTGTTGTGAACCCAAACTCGATGGATTAGCCGTTAGCTTGCTTTATGAAAATGGTGTTTTGGTGAGAGCTGCAACACGTGGTGATGGCTCTACGGGAGAAAACATCACTGAGAACGTGCGCACCATTAAGGCCATTCCGCTACGTTTGAGTGGGGAAGGTTGGCCAACACGTATCGAAGTTCGTGGCGAAGTGTTTATGCCTAAAGCGGGCTTTGAACGTTTGAATCAAGAAGCGATCAAAAAAGGTGAAAAAACCTTTGTTAACCCACGTAATGCTGCTGCAGGTAGCCTGCGTCAACTTGACTCTCGTATTACCGCCAAACGCCCGTTAGCTTTCTACGCTTACAGTGTGGGGGTTATTGAAGGCGGAAACTTAGTTGATAGCCATTATGAGCGTTTTATTCAGCTAAAAGGCTGGGGTTTACCAATGAGCCCTGAAGTTAAGCTGGTTGATAGTGTCGAAGCGGTAAAAGCGTTCTATCAAGATATTATGACTCGCCGCCCTGATCTGCCTTATGAGATTGATGGGGTGGTAATCAAACTTGATGATATCGCGATTCAAGAAGAGCTAGGCTTTGTTGCTCGAGCACCTCGTTGGGCAATTGCTTATAAGTTCCCAGCACAAGAAGAGATGACTCGTCTCAATGATGTTGAGTTCCAAGTCGGTCGTACTGGCGCTATTACGCCGGTCGCGAAGCTTGAGCCTGTCTTTGTTGGTGGCGTTACCGTAAGTAATGCGACGCTTCACAATGCGGATGAGATTGAACGTTTAGGCGTGGCGGTTGGTGACACCGTGATCATTCGCCGTGCAGGTGATGTGATTCCACAAATTGTCTCAGTCGTAAAAGAGTTACGCCCAGAGGATTCGCGCCCGATTGTGTTTCCTACGCACTGTCCTGTCTGCGGCTCTGAAGTGGAACGAGTTGAAGGAGAAGCGGTTGCTCGTTGTAGCGGCGGTTTGGTTTGTCCTGCACAACGTAAAGAAGCACTTAAGCACTTTGTTTCTCGTAAAGCGATGGACGTAGACGGTCTTGGCGAAAAAGTGATTGAACAGCTGGTAGATAAAGAGTTGGTTGAGACTCCGGCCGATCTCTTTACTTTGAGTGCCGGTCAGTTGACGATTTTGGAACGTATGGGGCCTAAATCGGCACAAAACGTCGTTAATGCGCTAACGAAAGCGAAAGAGACGAGCTTGCCTCGCTTCCTGTATTCATTGGGCATCCGTGAAGTGGGCGAAGCAACGGCGCTGAATCTTGCTCAGCATTTCCTCACATTAGAAGCCATTATGCAGGCCTCGGTAGAGCAGTTGATTGAAGTGCCAGATGTTGGTGCTGTGGTTGCGAATCACGTCAATGCTTTCTTTGACCAAGAGCGCAATCAGCAAGTGATTACTCGTTTACGTGAATTGGGTGTGCATTGGCCGGAATTGGCGGCGAAAAGCGAAGCAGAAGCCGCAGCACAGCCATTAGCTGGAAAAACGGTGGTGCTCACTGGTAGTTTAAGTCAGTTATCGCGTAATGACGCTAAAGCAGCATTACAAGCACTGGGTGCTAAAGTCGCAGGTAGCGTATCGAAAAATACCGATATAGTGTTTGCTGGTGAAGCTGCTGGTTCTAAATTGGTCAAAGCACAAGAACTGGGGGTTGAAGTTCGTACTGAGCAAGACTTAATTGATTTGCTAAATGCATCAGCTTAG
- the zipA gene encoding cell division protein ZipA — MQELRFVLIIVGGLAIAALLFHGLWTSKKEGKSKFGERPLQKIDVDQEDEASLGKQDTAQAASRKEPNFGDTESDAVDPLIGSFSTAEAEVDEPTVALDNPYVTQETAIAQSDEVEQPAPIESDPVTVEPVEDELEVLVLNVHCAGNHPFVGTKLFDSMQQNGLLYGEMHIFHRHADLSGTGKVLFSVANMMQPGTLEHDDPDSFTTKGISFFMTLPCFGDAEQNFKLMLKTAQQIADDMGGNVLDDGRNLMTPDRLAEYRQQIRDYKARKANA; from the coding sequence ATGCAGGAATTGCGATTCGTACTCATTATTGTTGGCGGGCTAGCGATAGCCGCTTTACTATTTCATGGTCTTTGGACCTCTAAGAAGGAAGGAAAATCCAAGTTTGGAGAGAGACCTCTGCAAAAAATCGATGTTGACCAAGAGGATGAAGCATCTTTAGGTAAACAAGATACGGCTCAAGCGGCTAGTCGCAAAGAACCTAATTTTGGCGATACCGAGTCTGATGCTGTTGATCCATTAATTGGCTCGTTTTCTACTGCAGAAGCTGAAGTAGATGAACCGACTGTGGCATTGGATAATCCGTATGTCACTCAAGAGACTGCGATTGCTCAATCTGATGAAGTAGAGCAACCTGCGCCAATAGAATCTGACCCTGTTACTGTTGAACCGGTAGAAGATGAGTTGGAAGTGTTGGTGCTTAACGTGCACTGTGCAGGAAACCATCCTTTTGTCGGTACCAAATTATTTGATAGCATGCAGCAAAATGGTTTGCTGTATGGCGAAATGCATATTTTCCATCGCCATGCCGACCTTTCTGGTACAGGTAAGGTATTGTTTAGCGTCGCAAATATGATGCAACCTGGAACATTAGAGCATGATGACCCAGACAGTTTCACCACCAAAGGCATCTCTTTCTTTATGACCTTGCCTTGCTTTGGTGATGCTGAGCAAAACTTTAAACTGATGCTTAAAACGGCGCAGCAGATAGCGGATGATATGGGTGGTAATGTGCTCGATGATGGGCGCAATTTAATGACCCCAGATCGCCTTGCTGAATATCGCCAACAGATTAGAGATTACAAGGCTCGCAAAGCCAACGCTTAA
- the cysZ gene encoding sulfate transporter CysZ: MQPKQRTGFGYFFYGLDLAFSSGIRRFVLMPLLANILLVGGALYFLFHHLGGWIDQWMGHLPDFLSWLSYLIWPLLVITILATFSYFFSTLANFIAAPFNGLLAEKVEEKLTGQKVNDDGILDVVKDVPRVLSREWRKLMYVLPKALGLFILLLIPALGQTVGPIAWFIFTAWTLAIQYCDYPFDNHKIDFHSMRLSLKQKQSKAYTFGMVVSVLTTIPIVNLFVVPVAVCGATALWVNEYRDEYTRRP, translated from the coding sequence ATGCAACCAAAACAACGCACTGGCTTTGGCTACTTTTTTTACGGACTAGATTTGGCTTTTTCCTCAGGCATTCGCCGTTTTGTTCTTATGCCATTACTCGCCAATATCTTACTCGTCGGCGGCGCACTTTACTTTCTATTTCATCACTTAGGTGGATGGATTGATCAGTGGATGGGCCATCTACCCGACTTTCTATCCTGGCTGAGTTACCTAATTTGGCCGCTGCTTGTTATTACAATATTAGCGACCTTTTCTTATTTTTTTAGCACCTTAGCCAATTTTATTGCCGCACCGTTCAACGGATTACTGGCAGAAAAGGTTGAAGAGAAGCTTACCGGGCAAAAAGTGAATGACGATGGCATTCTTGATGTAGTGAAAGACGTGCCACGAGTTCTTAGCCGAGAGTGGCGCAAGCTGATGTACGTTCTGCCAAAAGCATTGGGACTGTTTATTCTGTTGTTAATCCCAGCGCTCGGTCAAACTGTGGGTCCGATCGCTTGGTTTATTTTTACGGCCTGGACTCTTGCTATTCAATACTGTGATTATCCCTTCGATAACCACAAAATCGATTTTCACTCAATGCGTCTGAGCTTGAAACAAAAGCAATCAAAAGCTTACACCTTCGGCATGGTCGTTTCCGTTCTCACAACAATTCCCATTGTGAATCTGTTTGTTGTCCCTGTTGCGGTTTGCGGTGCAACAGCATTGTGGGTCAATGAATATCGCGATGAATATACCCGTCGTCCTTAA
- the cysK gene encoding cysteine synthase A, which translates to MSKIYEDNSLTIGNTPLVRLNKVSKGNVLVKVESRNPSFSVKCRIGANMIWDAEKKGSLKAGVELVEPTSGNTGIALAFVAAARGYKLTLTMPESMSLERRKLLKALGANLVLTPAAAGMKGAINKAEEIVASDPAKYLMLQQFNNPANPEIHEKTTGPEIWDATDGQVDVFVAGVGTGGTLTGTSRFLKAQGKKITSVAVEPAESPVITQALAGEEIKPGPHKIQGIGAGFIPGNLDLELIDRVETIPSDDAIAMARRLMEEEGILAGISSGAAVIAANRLAELPEYKDKTIVAILPSSGERYLSTALFAGFFTEKENEQ; encoded by the coding sequence ATGAGCAAAATCTACGAAGACAACTCTCTTACTATTGGTAACACACCACTCGTTCGCCTAAATAAAGTCAGCAAAGGCAATGTACTGGTCAAAGTAGAATCTCGTAACCCTAGCTTCAGTGTTAAGTGCCGTATCGGCGCAAACATGATCTGGGACGCAGAGAAAAAAGGTTCGCTTAAAGCAGGTGTTGAACTTGTAGAACCTACCAGTGGTAACACCGGTATTGCTCTCGCTTTCGTTGCTGCAGCTCGTGGATACAAATTGACTCTAACCATGCCTGAGTCAATGAGCCTTGAACGTCGTAAACTGCTAAAAGCACTAGGTGCAAATCTCGTTCTTACTCCAGCAGCTGCAGGTATGAAAGGTGCAATCAACAAAGCAGAAGAAATCGTCGCTAGCGATCCTGCAAAATATTTGATGCTGCAACAATTCAACAACCCTGCTAACCCAGAAATTCACGAAAAAACCACTGGTCCTGAAATTTGGGATGCAACCGATGGTCAAGTGGATGTGTTCGTCGCTGGTGTAGGTACAGGTGGTACTCTAACTGGTACATCTCGCTTCCTAAAAGCACAAGGCAAAAAAATCACTTCAGTAGCTGTAGAACCTGCTGAATCACCAGTCATCACTCAAGCACTCGCTGGTGAAGAAATCAAACCTGGACCACACAAAATCCAAGGTATTGGCGCTGGTTTCATTCCTGGAAACTTAGATTTAGAACTGATTGACCGCGTAGAAACAATCCCTTCAGATGACGCAATTGCGATGGCTCGTCGTCTAATGGAAGAAGAAGGTATTCTAGCCGGCATCTCTTCAGGTGCAGCAGTTATTGCTGCTAACCGTCTTGCGGAACTACCTGAATATAAAGATAAAACTATCGTTGCGATTCTTCCAAGCTCTGGTGAACGTTATCTTTCAACTGCGCTGTTCGCAGGCTTTTTCACCGAGAAAGAGAACGAACAATAA
- a CDS encoding HPr family phosphocarrier protein, translating into MYEKQVEITAENGLHTRPAAQFVKEAKAFDADITVTSNGKSASAKSLFKLQTLGLVKGTVVTISAEGAQAKEAVDHLVALMDQLH; encoded by the coding sequence ATGTACGAGAAGCAAGTAGAAATTACTGCAGAAAACGGTCTTCACACTCGTCCAGCAGCACAATTCGTAAAAGAAGCTAAAGCTTTTGACGCAGACATCACTGTAACTTCAAATGGTAAAAGCGCTAGCGCAAAAAGCCTATTCAAGCTGCAAACTCTAGGCCTTGTAAAAGGTACTGTAGTTACTATCTCAGCTGAAGGTGCTCAAGCTAAAGAAGCGGTTGATCACCTAGTTGCTCTAATGGATCAACTTCACTAA
- the ptsI gene encoding phosphoenolpyruvate-protein phosphotransferase PtsI, translating into MISGILASPGIAIGKALLLQEDEIVLNTNTISDAQVEAEVQRFYEARNKSAQQLEVIKQKALETFGEEKEAIFEGHIMLLEDEELEEEILTLIKEEKLHADNAIHTVIEEQAAALESLDDEYLKERATDIRDIGSRFVKNALGINIVSLSDISEEVILVAYDLTPSETAQINLTYVLGFACDIGGRTSHTSIMARSLELPAIVGTNDITAKVKTGDTLIIDAINNKIVINPSDAELAQAKDVQASFLAEKEELAKLKDLPAITLDDRHVELCGNIGTVKDCDGIKRNGGEGVGLYRTEFLFMDRDALPTEQEQYEAYKEVAETMAGQSVIIRTMDIGGDKDLPYMDLPKEMNPFLGWRAIRISLERREILRDQLRGILRASAHGKLRIMFPMIISVEEIRELKAALEEYKAELRSEGYAFDDNIEIGVMVETPAAAAIAHHLAKEVSFFSIGTNDLTQYTLAVDRGNEMISHMYNPLSPSVLSVIKRVIDCSHAEGKWTGMCGELAGDERATLLLLGMGLDEFSMSGISIPKVKKIIRNTNFAEVKAMADEALTKATAAEIQACVDKFIAEKTK; encoded by the coding sequence ATGATTTCAGGCATCCTAGCATCTCCTGGTATTGCTATTGGTAAAGCATTACTACTTCAAGAAGATGAAATTGTCCTCAACACCAACACTATTTCTGACGCTCAAGTCGAAGCTGAAGTGCAACGTTTTTACGAAGCGCGTAATAAGTCAGCTCAGCAACTAGAAGTGATCAAGCAAAAAGCACTTGAAACGTTCGGTGAAGAAAAAGAAGCGATCTTCGAAGGCCACATTATGTTGCTGGAAGATGAAGAGCTAGAAGAAGAAATTCTGACTCTTATCAAAGAAGAAAAACTTCACGCAGACAACGCAATCCACACTGTTATCGAAGAGCAAGCGGCTGCGCTAGAGTCTCTAGACGACGAATACCTAAAAGAACGCGCAACAGATATCCGCGATATCGGTTCTCGTTTTGTTAAAAACGCACTAGGTATCAACATCGTTTCTCTAAGTGATATTAGTGAAGAAGTTATTCTGGTAGCTTACGACCTGACTCCTTCAGAAACAGCACAAATCAATCTAACTTATGTTCTTGGTTTTGCTTGTGATATCGGTGGCCGTACTTCTCACACTTCAATCATGGCTCGTTCTCTTGAATTGCCAGCGATCGTGGGTACTAACGACATCACTGCGAAAGTGAAAACCGGTGACACACTGATTATTGACGCTATCAACAACAAGATCGTGATCAATCCTTCAGACGCTGAACTTGCTCAAGCAAAAGACGTTCAAGCTTCATTCCTAGCAGAAAAAGAAGAGCTAGCGAAACTGAAAGATCTACCAGCAATCACTCTTGATGATCGCCACGTAGAGCTTTGCGGTAACATCGGTACAGTAAAAGACTGTGACGGTATCAAACGCAACGGTGGTGAAGGCGTAGGTCTATACCGTACCGAATTCCTATTTATGGACCGCGATGCACTTCCTACTGAACAAGAACAGTACGAAGCGTACAAAGAAGTTGCTGAAACTATGGCTGGTCAATCCGTTATTATCCGTACTATGGATATCGGTGGTGATAAAGACCTTCCATACATGGACTTGCCAAAAGAGATGAACCCATTCTTGGGTTGGCGTGCAATCCGTATCAGCCTTGAACGTCGCGAAATCCTACGTGACCAGCTACGTGGTATTCTACGTGCATCTGCTCACGGCAAACTACGCATCATGTTCCCAATGATCATCTCTGTTGAAGAGATTCGTGAACTGAAAGCGGCTCTAGAAGAGTACAAAGCTGAACTTCGCAGCGAAGGTTACGCATTCGATGACAACATTGAAATCGGTGTAATGGTTGAAACTCCTGCAGCAGCAGCGATTGCTCACCACCTCGCAAAAGAAGTGTCATTCTTCTCTATCGGTACTAACGACCTTACCCAGTACACACTGGCTGTAGACCGTGGTAACGAAATGATTTCTCACATGTACAACCCACTTTCTCCATCAGTACTAAGCGTAATCAAACGTGTTATTGATTGCTCACACGCTGAAGGTAAATGGACTGGTATGTGTGGCGAGCTAGCAGGCGACGAACGTGCGACTCTATTGCTTCTAGGTATGGGTCTAGATGAGTTCTCAATGAGCGGCATCTCTATTCCTAAAGTTAAGAAAATTATCCGCAACACTAATTTCGCAGAAGTAAAAGCAATGGCAGACGAAGCGCTGACCAAAGCAACTGCTGCTGAAATCCAAGCTTGTGTTGATAAATTTATTGCCGAAAAAACCAAATAA
- the crr gene encoding PTS glucose transporter subunit IIA: MGLFDKLKKLVSDDSADAGAIEIIAPLSGEIVNIEDVPDVVFAEKIVGDGIAIKPSGDKMVAPVNGTIGKIFETNHAFSIESDDGVELFVHFGIDTVELKGEGFKRIAEEGQSVKAGDTVIEFDLALLQEKAKSTLTPVVISNMDEIKELNKLSGSVVVGETPVLRVTK; encoded by the coding sequence ATGGGTCTGTTTGACAAACTTAAGAAGCTAGTCTCTGACGACAGCGCTGACGCAGGTGCAATTGAAATCATCGCACCACTTTCTGGTGAAATCGTAAACATCGAAGATGTGCCAGATGTCGTGTTCGCTGAGAAAATCGTTGGTGACGGTATCGCTATCAAGCCTTCTGGCGACAAGATGGTAGCTCCTGTTAACGGTACTATCGGTAAAATCTTCGAAACTAACCACGCGTTCTCTATCGAATCTGACGACGGCGTTGAGCTATTCGTTCACTTCGGTATCGACACTGTTGAACTGAAAGGCGAAGGTTTCAAACGTATCGCTGAAGAAGGTCAAAGCGTGAAAGCTGGTGACACTGTTATCGAATTCGATCTTGCTCTTCTACAAGAAAAAGCAAAATCTACTTTGACTCCAGTTGTTATCTCTAACATGGACGAAATCAAAGAGTTGAACAAACTTTCTGGTTCTGTTGTTGTTGGTGAAACGCCTGTACTACGCGTTACTAAATAA
- a CDS encoding 2-octaprenyl-3-methyl-6-methoxy-1,4-benzoquinol hydroxylase, translating to MNKFDVVIIGGGMVGAALALGWAKQGRQVALVESATPEAYSEQQPMDVRISAISQTSVDLLNSLGAWSAIESMRVCPYRRLETWEHPECRTRFNSEDLGLDQLGYMVENRIIQLGLWQQFSAENITLFCPDRLASIQGEDEKCITLESGAQIYAPWVIGADGANSKVRSIAGIGVTAWDYRQSCMLINVTTELPQQDITWQQFFPSGPRSFLPLNGHQGSLVWYDAPSRIRQLSHLSPEQLRQEILHYFPTELGDIEVQQHGHFPLTRRHAQTYVKNGCVVIGDAAHTINPLAGQGVNLGFKDVAVLLEVTKDHSVITLRQLQAYERRRRPDNLLMQSGMDVFYKTFSNEITPLKLARNALLKVAEHAGPIKKQVLRYALGLN from the coding sequence ATGAACAAGTTTGATGTGGTAATCATTGGCGGAGGCATGGTAGGTGCCGCCTTAGCATTAGGTTGGGCCAAGCAAGGCCGCCAAGTTGCACTGGTTGAAAGTGCGACGCCTGAAGCTTATAGCGAACAGCAACCGATGGATGTACGAATTTCTGCGATCTCTCAGACATCTGTTGATCTGCTTAACTCACTAGGCGCATGGTCGGCGATTGAAAGTATGCGCGTGTGCCCTTACCGCCGTTTAGAAACGTGGGAACATCCGGAATGTCGTACTCGCTTTAACAGTGAAGACCTAGGATTAGACCAGCTTGGCTACATGGTGGAAAACCGCATTATTCAACTTGGCCTGTGGCAGCAATTCTCCGCGGAGAATATCACGCTATTCTGTCCTGACCGATTGGCATCGATACAGGGTGAGGATGAAAAGTGCATCACGTTAGAGTCGGGTGCTCAAATCTATGCACCTTGGGTCATTGGTGCGGATGGGGCGAATTCCAAAGTCCGCAGCATCGCTGGTATTGGCGTGACTGCTTGGGATTATCGCCAAAGCTGCATGTTGATTAACGTGACAACAGAGTTGCCGCAGCAAGACATCACTTGGCAACAATTTTTCCCATCGGGACCGCGTTCATTTTTGCCTCTTAATGGACATCAAGGCTCTTTGGTATGGTATGACGCACCTAGCCGTATCAGACAGCTTAGCCATCTTTCACCAGAACAATTACGCCAAGAAATTTTGCACTACTTCCCAACAGAACTTGGGGATATCGAAGTGCAGCAACATGGCCATTTCCCTTTAACTCGTCGTCACGCGCAAACTTACGTCAAAAATGGCTGTGTAGTGATTGGGGATGCAGCCCATACGATTAACCCATTGGCAGGGCAGGGCGTGAATTTAGGATTTAAGGATGTGGCAGTGTTATTAGAGGTAACCAAAGATCACAGTGTGATTACCTTGCGCCAGCTACAAGCTTATGAGCGTCGTCGTCGTCCTGATAACTTGCTGATGCAAAGTGGTATGGATGTGTTTTATAAAACGTTTAGCAATGAAATAACGCCCCTAAAGCTGGCGAGAAACGCATTACTTAAAGTGGCAGAGCATGCTGGCCCAATCAAAAAACAGGTGCTGCGTTATGCACTTGGTTTGAATTAG